The genome window CTGCTGCGTCTCTCCCGCGCCGGCCGGCGGGATCTGCTGACGGAGCGGGTCGACGTCGCCCAGGTGGCGGAAGAAGCGGCGGAGATGTCGCTCGGCGATCAGCTCGGCCGCTCGGTCCAGCTCCAGATCCTCACGTCGAGGAAGGTCACGGCGGACTACATGTGTCTGCGGGACGTCCTGTGCAATCTCTTTTCCAACGCCTCTCGCTATAACATCCAGCCGGTGCGGACGATCGCCGTTGGAGAATCCGACGGCTCCCATCCCTCCCCCCCCCATCCACTGAAAGGGCCGCAGACCGTTCTGTTTGTCCGCGATAACGGTATCGGAATTGCACCGTCGCACTGGGAGGCTGTCTTCCAGATCTTCAGGCGTCTGCACCCTTCCGATGCCTACGGCGGCGGGACGGGGGCGGGACTGACGATCGCCCGGAAGATTCTGGAACGACACGGCGGGATGCTGTGGGTCTCCTCCGAGCCCGGTTTGGGTTCCACGTTTTATCTGTCACTCCCTGACGGTGAGTGATGAGCCAAGTGACCGACCTAACACAACGATCTCCGGTACCGCTCTGCACAGGTTTGAGGGCGACCCGCCGGCTGATCCTCAAACGAAAGTTGGAGTTTCTGCGTCCAGGCTGTGCGGCCCCGCCCCAGTTCCTCTCGCAAAGACTCTGGCACAGTGCGTGAGAATATGACGTCCCTTCCGATCCGTCGGGTGCTTGTCGTTGACGACACACCCGAAGACCGCGATACGGTAAGGCGAGCGTTGATTCACGATTCGACCTGTCGCTACCAGTTTGTGCAGGCAGGGTCCGGCCAGGAGGCCTTGGCTCTTCTGAAGAACGACACGCAGCCGTTCGATCTCGGGTTTCTGGACTGGCATCTTCCCGACATGACCGGGCTGGAACTTGCCCGCGAATTGAAAGGGGAGAGCGGGATCCCTCCCTTTCCGATCATCATGATCACCGGGAGTCATCCGATTGATGTCTCCACGGCGGCCATGGAGAGCGGGATCCAGGATTTTCTCTCGAAGGAGACCGTAGATCCGGCGAGCCTTCCGCACATCGCCCGCAACGCGATCGACCGCTACCGGCTCATGAAGCGGCTGGTGGAGAGCGAGCGGGAAGCCCGCGAGGCCCGGATCCGGGCAGAGGACGCCAGCCGGGCCAAGTCGATGTTCCTTTCGAGCATGAGCCACGAGCTGCGGACGCCGCTGACGGCGGTCGTGGGACTCGCCGATCTGCTGCTCGAAAATCCCGCCGCCGCAGACTCCCGGCAGATGCTGGAGATGATTCGCAGCAACGGGACGCACCTGGCCGAGCTCCTGAACGACATTCTCGACTTGGCCAAGATCGAGGCGGGGACGATCGACGTGGAGCTCGTCGAGTGCGACCCGCTGCTCCTGACCCGGGAGCTGTGCGATCTCATGCGGCTGCGGGCCCAAGACGAAGGGCTCTCCTTCGAGCTGGCGTTCGACACGCCGGTCCCGGCGCGGATCCGGACCGATCCGCTCCGGCTGCGGCAGATTCTGATGAACCTGCTGACCAACGCGATCAAGTTCACGGACAAGGGGAGCGTGCGGGTCTCGCTGTGCTATCAGCCAGAGCCAGAGCCCTGCCTGGAGTTCACGATCTCCGACACCGGCGTCGGGATCAGCGAAGCGGACCTGGAAGTGATCTTCGAGCCGTTCGTTCAGGTCTCGGAGGACTACCGGCACCGCAAAAACGGAGCGGGGCTGGGTCTTTCGATCAGCCGCTCGCTGGCCCGGCTTTTGGGCGGGAACTTGACGGCGAAGTCCCGCGTCGGAGGGGGAAGTCAGTTTTCGGCCTCGATCCGGGCCGAAGGGGCGGGGCAGGTGGCGCGGTACGATCCCCGTCTGTACGCCGCGCCGCGGAAGGCGGCAGAGCAGCGGCCGGAGCTTCTGGATGGCTGCTGGGCTGGTCGCCGGATTCTGATTGCGGAAGATACGGCGGCGAACCAGTACCTGCTGCGGCGGATGCTGGAGGCGACGAAGGCTCAGACGACGTTTGTGGAGACGGGCGAGCAGGCGGTCGATGCGGTCTGCCGTTCGATCGACGCGGGCCGGCCGTTCGATGTGGTTCTGATGGACATCCAGATGCCCGGCATGAACGGGTATGAAGCGACCCGCGCCATTCGCCGCGAGGGGGTGACCGGCCCGGTCATTGCGCTCACGGCGGCGGCGATGGATGGGGACCGGGAGCGGTGCTTGGAGGCGGGCTGTACGAGTTATCTCTCGAAGCCGATCAACCGGCCGGCGCTGCTGAAGATGATTGCGGACTCGATGTCGCAGGACGGAGCGAATTAGAGACTGAGTCCGAGTTCTGATCCGTCGTAACCGGGTCCAGGGGTACCCTGGTGGGGAGTGCAGAGGGGCCTGTGTTGTTCTATTGGCCCTTTGCCCGCCGGAGGCCGTCTCGTCGAGGACCGTCGGAGGGAGCACGTGCCCGAGCGCGGATAACGTGCCGGATGCCCCCTCACCAATCCGGGGGGATTGCAAAGCCAGCGGTGTGTCTTGAGGGAGTCCTCCACGCCGGTTCCACAAAGCGGACGTCCGTTGTTTGCCACGGTTCCTCGTGGAAGTGCCTCCGGCGGCAAGGGGTTGCCCCCTTGACCCCGGCTGCCGTGGCACGTTGGGTTTGACGTGACATAACCGTGTCGGCAAGGACGTAGTTCGAGGCCCGCGCCTACATCAGCCACCGCGAAAACAGGCTGGCGATCCCCAGAAACGCCGCAAAGCCAATAATGTCCGTCACCGTCGAAAGAAAGATGCTCGACGACTGGGCCGGGTCGCTGCCAAGAGCCCTCAGGATCAACGGAATCGCCGCCCCGGCCAGCCCGGCAACCGTCGTGTTCACGATCAGCGCCAGGCTGATCACGGCACACAGGCCGGGACTATGACTCCAGACCAGCACAGCCAGCGACGTGACAAACGCCAGAGCCACACCGTTCAGGAACCCCGCCAGCGACTCCTTCAAGAGCAGCGACCGCACATTGCCGGGACTGATCTCCTTCAGCGCCAGGCCGCGAATCACAACCGCCAACGTCTGAGCCCCGCTGTTCCCCCCCGGCCCCGACACAATCGGAAGCAGGATCTTCAGAGCCGCAATCTTGACCAGGATCCCCTCGAACATCCCGATGACCGCCGAGGCCATGAAGGCGGTCACCAGATTGACGAGCAGCCACGGCAGCCGGGATTTCACCGTGGCGGCGAGCGAGGTGCTGACAGTTTCGCTCCCGCTCGCCCCCACCATCTTCTGCAGGTCTTCAAACGCTTCCTGCTGAACGGTCTCGAGGACCTGTTCGTGCCGGACGACCCCCAGCAGCCGGTCCTCGTCATCGACGACAGGCAGGGCGACGAAGCCACGGCTCCGCATCAGCTCGGCCACTTCTTCGCGGTCCATCGTCGCGCGAACCGTCGCCACGTTCCGGCGGACGATCGCCTCCAGCGGTTGCTGTGGCAGAGCGAGGAGGAGGTCCCGCATGCTGAGGACGCCGATCAGGCGGCCGTCGCGCTGCGTGACGTAGAGGTAATGCAGCGTCTCCCGCGGCGCCTGGCGGATCCGGGCGATCGTCTCCTGGACCGTCAGGTCGATCGGCAGGGACGTGACGGGAAACTCCATGAGTCCCCCGGCGGTGTCGGGCGGGTAGCGGAGCGCGCTCCGCACGAGCTGGATCTGTTCGGAGTCGATCCCGGACAGGAGGTGTTCGCGGAGCTCGGCGTCGAGGTGTTGGAGGACGACCGCCGCCTGCCGCGCGGTCATGCGGTGGATCAGGCCTTGCGTTGCCTCCGGTCCGAGGTGCGCGAAGACAGCGGCGGCGCGGTGCGCGGCGAGCCGTTCGAGGACCGGTCCCATGACGGCCGAGTCGAGCTCGGCGATGATGGCGGCCGACTCCGGAACATCGAGCTCTTCGATGGCGTGGGCCGCCGCATCGGGATGCGTCTGGGCGAAGGTCCGGATGAGGTAGGCGACCGATTTTTCCATCACGCGAAGGGGGGTACGGCAGAGGTCCAGAGGGAGGGGAAAGGGAGGTTTGGATGATGCCGGAATTGGCCGGAGCGGGCCACTCCGATCAGTCGTCATTCCGGAAGATGCGGGGATTTGCTCAAGCACGAGT of Planctomyces sp. SH-PL14 contains these proteins:
- a CDS encoding hybrid sensor histidine kinase/response regulator → MTSLPIRRVLVVDDTPEDRDTVRRALIHDSTCRYQFVQAGSGQEALALLKNDTQPFDLGFLDWHLPDMTGLELARELKGESGIPPFPIIMITGSHPIDVSTAAMESGIQDFLSKETVDPASLPHIARNAIDRYRLMKRLVESEREAREARIRAEDASRAKSMFLSSMSHELRTPLTAVVGLADLLLENPAAADSRQMLEMIRSNGTHLAELLNDILDLAKIEAGTIDVELVECDPLLLTRELCDLMRLRAQDEGLSFELAFDTPVPARIRTDPLRLRQILMNLLTNAIKFTDKGSVRVSLCYQPEPEPCLEFTISDTGVGISEADLEVIFEPFVQVSEDYRHRKNGAGLGLSISRSLARLLGGNLTAKSRVGGGSQFSASIRAEGAGQVARYDPRLYAAPRKAAEQRPELLDGCWAGRRILIAEDTAANQYLLRRMLEATKAQTTFVETGEQAVDAVCRSIDAGRPFDVVLMDIQMPGMNGYEATRAIRREGVTGPVIALTAAAMDGDRERCLEAGCTSYLSKPINRPALLKMIADSMSQDGAN
- the mgtE gene encoding magnesium transporter; amino-acid sequence: MEKSVAYLIRTFAQTHPDAAAHAIEELDVPESAAIIAELDSAVMGPVLERLAAHRAAAVFAHLGPEATQGLIHRMTARQAAVVLQHLDAELREHLLSGIDSEQIQLVRSALRYPPDTAGGLMEFPVTSLPIDLTVQETIARIRQAPRETLHYLYVTQRDGRLIGVLSMRDLLLALPQQPLEAIVRRNVATVRATMDREEVAELMRSRGFVALPVVDDEDRLLGVVRHEQVLETVQQEAFEDLQKMVGASGSETVSTSLAATVKSRLPWLLVNLVTAFMASAVIGMFEGILVKIAALKILLPIVSGPGGNSGAQTLAVVIRGLALKEISPGNVRSLLLKESLAGFLNGVALAFVTSLAVLVWSHSPGLCAVISLALIVNTTVAGLAGAAIPLILRALGSDPAQSSSIFLSTVTDIIGFAAFLGIASLFSRWLM